In a single window of the Globicephala melas chromosome 10, mGloMel1.2, whole genome shotgun sequence genome:
- the LOC115858510 gene encoding LOW QUALITY PROTEIN: RE1-silencing transcription factor-like (The sequence of the model RefSeq protein was modified relative to this genomic sequence to represent the inferred CDS: inserted 2 bases in 1 codon; deleted 1 base in 1 codon; substituted 1 base at 1 genomic stop codon): MCGSRELTAQEQSKRHRGPGPQAAAAAAAQQRKVVQEGAATRVFAPPRPGRPPRERAALCLNTVMATQVLGKSSGGGGLFTGSSTMGMALPNDMYDLPDLSRAELAAPQLIMLANVALTGELNGGCCDYLVGEERQMAELMPVGDNNFSDSDGEGLEESPEVKGEPSGLENMELESLELSVVQSRPVFEVSAASEPXSANKDLPRETPVAEDKCKNLKTKPFRCKPCQYEAESEEQFVHHIRVHSAKKFFVEESAEKQAKARECGSSTGEEGDFSKGPIRCDSCGYNTNRYDHYTAHLKHHTRAGDNERVYKGIICTYTTVSEYHWRKHLRNHFPRKVYTCGKCNYFSDRKNNYVQHVRTHTGERPYKCELCPYSSSQKTHLTRHMRTHSGEKPFKCDQCSYAASNQHEVTRHARQVHNGPKPLHCPHCDYKTADRSNFKKHVELHVNPRQFNCPVCDYAASKKCNLQYHFKSKHPTCPNKTMDVSKVKLKKTKKREADLPDNKITNEKTETEQTKMKGDVTGKKNERSVKVEKKDNVSKEKKPCSNASSQVTTRTRKSALEAKKMDVHPGNNAEKSCKSKKSKRKTEAEARSLQEPVNDEEPVTKKKKKAESKSRNSQEVPKGDSKVEENKKQRSCMKNSAKKETLRSKSCKKSSKPAQRRPTQIEPPPPMESAEGGPVQTEPPPAAPPSPPPPLAPERHAEVEVVQTERLPPPPXPPSPPSPLPPGGHAEVKVVQKGPVHAEPPPPVEPDNGKEKSNMQSEMVQKEQVLIEVGLVPVKDRQLLKESAGAQDLLPPSPPLPKEDLKEEESEDQKLVPAGEGHKEAPLQKLEAEEAGKSLAGLAAVTKASASISSSEQNLNMPEGETSDGKHQADAMLCEMKMDADEKKTENPPGRDSAVEEPTSPPLLPLPLEKCEAVSTATVASPPVTVAVNESQEMDEDEGIHSHDGSDLSDNMSEDSDDSGLNGARPVPQETSRKNGKEALAVKVAEGDFVCIFCDRSFRKEKDYSKHLNRHLVNVYFLEEAAQGQE; the protein is encoded by the exons ATGTGCGGCTCCCGAGAGCTCACGGCGCAGGAGCAGAGCAAGCGCCACCGAGGTCCGGGGCcccaggcggcggcggcggcggcagcg CAACAAAGAAAAGTAGTCCAAGAAGGAGCGGCGACGCGGGTCTTCGCCCCTCCTCGCCCAGGAAGGCCGCCCAGGGAAAG AGCTGCTTTGTGTTTGAACACCGTTATGGCCACCCAGGTACTGGGGAAGTCTTCCGGAGGAGGAGGTTTGTTCACCGGCAGTAGCACCATGGGCATGGCCTTGCCTAACGACATGTATGACTTGCCTGATCTCTCCAGAGCTGAACTGGCTGCGCCTCAGCTCATCATGTTGGCAAATGTGGCCTTAACTGGGGAATTAAACGGCGGCTGCTGTGATTACCTGGTTGGCGAAGAAAGACAGATGGCAGAATTGATGCCTGTTGGGGATAACAACTTTTCAGATAGTGATGGAGAAGGACTTGAGGAGTCTCCTGAGGTAAAAGGCGAGCCCAGTGGGCTGGAAAACATGGAACTGGAGAGTTTGGAACTCAGTGTTGTGCAATCGCGGCCTGTGTTTGAGGTGTCAGCTGCCTCAGAACCGTAGAGCGCAAATAAAGATCTTCCTCGGGAAACACCTGTAGCAGAGGACAAATGCAAGAACTTGAAGACCAAGCCCTTTCGCTGTAAACCATGCCAGTATGAAGCAGAATCTGAAGAACAGTTTGTGCATCACATCCGAGTTCATAGTGCCAAGAAATTTTTTGTGGAGGAAAGTGCAGAGAAGCAAGCCAAAGCCAGGGAATGTGGCTCTTCCACTGGGGAAGAGGGAGATTTCTCCAAGGGTCCCATTCGCTGTGACAGCTGCGGCTACAATACCAATCGCTATGATCACTATACTGCTCACCTGAAACACCACACCCGAGCCGGGGACAATGAGCGAGTCTACAAGGGCATCATTTGCACGTACACCACAGTAAGCGAATATCACTGGAGGAAACACTTGAGAAACCATTTTCCAAGGAAAGTATACACATGTGGAAAATGCAACTATTTTTcagacagaaaaaacaattatgttCAGCATGTTCGAACTCATACAGGAGAACGTCCGTATAAATGTGAGCTTTGTCCTTATTCAAGTTCTCAGAAAACTCATCTAACCAGACATATGCGTACTCATTCAGGTGAGAAGCCATTTAAGTGTGACCAGTGCAGTTATGCGGCCTCTAATCAACATGAAGTAACCCGTCACGCAAGACAGGTTCACAATGGGCCTAAACCTCTTCACTGCCCACACTGTGACTACAAAACAGCAGATAGAAGTAACTTCAAAAAACACGTGGAGCTACATGTTAATCCACGGCAGTTCAACTGCCCTGTATGCGACTACGCAGCTTCCAAGAAGTGTAATCTGCAGTATCATTTCAAATCTAAGCATCCTACTTGTCCTAATAAGACCATGGATGTCTCAAAAGTGAagctaaagaaaaccaaaaagcgAGAGGCTGACTTGCCTGATAACAAAATCaccaatgagaaaacagaaacagagcagaCAAAAATGAAGGGGGATGTGACTGGGAAGAAAAACGAGAGGTCTGTAAAAGTGGAGAAAAAAGATAatgtttcaaaagagaaaaagcctTGTAGTAATGCCTCAAGCCAAGTGACTACCAGAACTCGCAAATCGGCACTGGAAGCTAAAAAGATGGATGTGCACCCAGGAAATAATGCAGAAAAAAGCTGTAAAagcaagaaaagcaaaaggaagacAGAAGCTGAAGCCCGTTCCTTACAAGAACCTGTGAATGATGAGGAACctgtgacaaaaaagaaaaagaaggcagaaagcaAATCCAGAAATAGTCAGGAAGTGCCGAAGGGTGACAGCAAAGTAGAGgagaataaaaagcaaaggaGTTGCATGAAAAACAGTGCAAAGAAGGAAACTCTGAGAAGTAAATCATGTAAAAAAAGCAGCAAGCCTGCTCAGAGGAGGCCCACTCAGATAGAGCCTCCTCCTCCCATGGAGTCTGCTGAGGGGGGGCCTGTTCAGACGGAGCCTCCTCCCGCTGcccccccatctcctcctcctccccttgcccCCGAGCGGCATGCTGAGGTCGAGGTTGTTCAGACGGAGCGgctgcctcctccccc ccccccatctcctcctTCACCTCTTCCCCCCGGGGGGCATGCTGAGGTCAAGGTTGTTCAGAAGGGGCCTGTTCATGCGGAGCCTCCTCCTCCTGTGGAGCCAGATAATGGCAAGGAAAAGTCCAACATGCAGAGTGAAATGGTGCAGAAGGAGCAAGTCCTTATTGAAGTTGGCTTAGTGCCTGTTAAAGACAGGCAGCTTCTAAAGGAAAGTGCCGGTGCACAGGATCtcttaccaccatcaccacctctgCCAAAGGAAGACTTAAAAGAGGAAGAGTCAGAAGACCAAAAATTAGTCCCTGCAGGCGAAGGACATAAAGAAGCTCCTCTTCAAAAACTGGAAGCAGAAGAAGCAGGTAAGAGTCTA GCTGGTCTTGCTGCTGTTACCAAGGCATCTGCCAGTATTTCATCCTCTGAACAAAACTTGAATATGCCAGAGGGTGAAACTTCAGATGGTAAACATCAGGCTGACGCTATGCTTTGTGAAATGAAGATGGACGCTgatgagaagaaaacagagaatccCCCCGGCAGAGACTCGGCCGTTGAAGAACCAACTTCACCACCACTTCTTCCTCTACCGCTAGAAAAATGTGAAGCAGTGTCCACAGCTACTGTGGCATCACCTCCTGTCACCGTGGCAGTAAATGAGTCTCAGGAAATGGATGAAGACGAAGGCATCCACAGTCATGATGGAAGTGACCTAAGTGACAACATGTCAGAGGATAGTGATGACTCTGGATTGAATGGGGCTCGGCCAGTTCCACAAGAGACCAgtagaaaaaatggaaaggaagccTTGGCAGTCAAAGTGGCCGAGGGAGATTTTGTTTGTATCTTCTGTGATCGttcttttagaaaggaaaaagattacAGCAAACACCTCAATCGCCATTTGGTTAATGTATACTTTCTTGAAGAGGCAGCTCAAGGGCAGGAGTAA